The following proteins are encoded in a genomic region of Arachis ipaensis cultivar K30076 chromosome B02, Araip1.1, whole genome shotgun sequence:
- the LOC107627645 gene encoding serine/threonine-protein phosphatase 7 long form homolog, with protein MKQQLLGYEDTMYIWDQAEHIAGRLDRVAPRILRTRRNLMTRPLEQIKSYLRRVGFEYVTYMVEFENDWPLALALIERWRPESHTFHLLCGKMTITLHGVAYQLRLRIDDDLVSGCICGWEQHHQGRTIEELCQQLLCVVSGPDDRESQTK; from the exons ATGAAGCAGCAGTTATTAGGCTACGAGGATACGATGTACATATGGGATCAGGCTGAGCACATTGCTGGTAGGCTTGATCGAGTG GCACCTCGGATCTTGCGCACCAGGCGGAATTTGATGACACGGCCGCTGGAGCAGATTAAGTCATATCTCAGACGAGTCGGATTTGAGTATGTGACCTATATGGTTGAGTTTGAGAACGACTGGCCACTTGCCTTGGCATTGATAGAGAGGTGGAGGCCTGAGTCCCACACATTTCATCTACTATGCGGGAAGATGACTATCACCCTGCACGGCGTGGCCTATCAGCTGAGACTTAGGATCGACGATGATCTTGTGAGTGGATGCATATGTGGTTGGGAGCAACACCATCAGGGACGGACCATTGAGGAGTTATGTCAGCAGCTTCTGTGTGTTGTTTCCGGCCCAGATGACAGAGAGTCACAGACCAAGTAG